ATGGAGGGGGAAGTCAAAGAGGGTGCTATCGTTGAGGTTTATAGCGATCGAGGCGAATATCTAGCCACTGGACTGTATAATCCTAGCAATATTGCCGTTAAAATTCTTTCTTTCCAAAAAGTCAGCGATATTGCTCAATTATTTCTCGAAAAATTCCAGAATGCCTATCAGCTGCGGCAACAAATCGGTTTAGTGGATAACCCGAAAACTAACTGTTATCGTTTAATTAACGCTGAAGGAGACGGTTTACCTAGTTTAATCGTCGATTGGTACAATGGCACGGCGGTTATTCAAGCTTATTCCCTAGCTTTATACCAACGTCTCGATCTGATTGTCGATTGTCTGAAAACTATCTACGCTGACAATTTACGGGCAGTTTACGATAAAAGTGCCGCAGTTTTGGCGAAAAGCGCCCATATATCCGAGAATAAATACTTATTTGGTCAAAAAACCAGCGATGAGGTGTTAGAATCCGGCCATCGCTTTATTATTGATTGGGAAAAAGGACAAAAAACGGGATTTTTCCTCGATCAAAGAGAAAACAGAGCTTTATTAGCCCAATATTGCCATAATAAACGGGTTTTAAACACTTTTTCTTATTCTGGCGGCTTTTCTGTC
This Microcystis wesenbergii NRERC-220 DNA region includes the following protein-coding sequences:
- a CDS encoding class I SAM-dependent rRNA methyltransferase; translation: MPDLAKIILRNHKIDAVKRFHPWIFSGAIKEMEGEVKEGAIVEVYSDRGEYLATGLYNPSNIAVKILSFQKVSDIAQLFLEKFQNAYQLRQQIGLVDNPKTNCYRLINAEGDGLPSLIVDWYNGTAVIQAYSLALYQRLDLIVDCLKTIYADNLRAVYDKSAAVLAKSAHISENKYLFGQKTSDEVLESGHRFIIDWEKGQKTGFFLDQRENRALLAQYCHNKRVLNTFSYSGGFSVYAMQAGAALVDSVDSSHGAIDLTEKNIALNNLSQVPHQSYSADVFNFLRDCQEDYDLIVLDPPAFAKSIQSRHQAVMAYKRLNQQAFQKIRPQGLIFTFSCSQVVNEEHFQGAVMAAAIESARPVRILARLSQPADHPTSIYHSEGSYLKGLVLAVD